GTACTCATCGGCCAGGCCCGCGTGAAGGGCCACGGCGTGGGTGCTGACAACGAACTCGGCGCGGAAGTCGCCGAAGAGGACATCGACGAGGTCCAGAACGCGATCGATCAGATCCCGACCCACGAGGTCGACGCGTTTCTGATCGTCTCCGGCATGGGCGGTGGCACCGGCTCGGGTGGTGCGCCCGTCCTCGCGAAGCACCTCAAGCGCATCTACACGATTCCCGTCTACGGGCTGGGCGTCCTGCCGGGCACGGACGAAGGCGGGATCTACACGCTCAACGCGGCGCGATCGTTCCAGACGTTCGTCCGCGAGGTCGACAACCTGCTCGTTTTCGACAACGACTCGTGGCGACAGACCGGCGAGTCCGTCGAGGGCGGCTACGAACAGATCAACGAGGAGATCGTCCGCCGCTTCGGGATCCTCTTCGGTGCCGGCGAGGTGGGTGACGGCCAGGAGGTCGCCGAGAGCGTCGTCGACTCCTCCGAGATCATCAACACGCTCTCCGGCGGTGGTGTCTCCACCGTCGGCTTCGCGAGCGAGGAGGTCGAACTCAACAGCGGGGGCGGACTCCTCTCGCGGTTCACCGGCGATGCCAGCGCCAGCGACGACGATCTCGACGCCGCGAACACGACCAACCGCATCACCAGCCTCGTCCGCAAGGCCGCGCTCGGCCGGCTCACGCTCCCGTGTGAGATCGAGGGCACCGAGCGAGCCCTGCTCGTGCTCTCCGGGCCCTCGGAGTACCTGAACCGGAAAGGCATCGAACGCGGCCGCAAGTGGCTCGAAGAGGAAACCGGGAGCATGGAGGTCCGTGGCGGCGACTTCCCCCGGAGCGAGCCGGAAGTCGCTGCTGCCATCCTGCTGTCGGGCGTGACGAACGTCCCGCGGATCAAGCGGCTGCAGCAGGTCGCGATCGAGGCACAGGACAACATCGACGACATCCAGTCCGAGAGCGAGGAGAACCTCGAGGAACTCGTCGAGGACGACGAGGACGAACTCGAACCGCTGTTCTGAGCCACCGGCGTCGTTGCGACGTCGGGCTCCGACAGCAGTTGCACCCGTCTCGGGAGAGGGGAACCGGACCGTCGCGCCGCCGGGCCTCGCGCCAGCCACTCCGACGTGTTTTTGAGCGCGTACCGGCTACGTCCTGCAGATGCAGGTCGTCGTCCCGTTCGCCGCCGAAACCCCGAAGACGCGGCTCGAGCCCGTGCTCGATCCCGACGAGCGGTCCACGTTCGCGCGGGCTATGCTCGCGGACGTCGTGACGACCGTCGTGGACGCGGGCCACGAGCCGATCGTCCTGTCGACGTCGGCCCTCGAACTCGGGGTCGACGCCGCGACGATCGCGGTCGACGACCGGCCACTGACGCCCGCCGTCAACGCACGGCTCGCGACCGCGGACGGTCCCGTTGCGATCGTCATGGCCGACCTCGCGCTGGCGACGCCGGCGGCGCTCGAGCGACTGTTCTCCCGGGACGGCGACGTCGTGATCGCGCCGGGACGGGGCGGCGGAACGAACGCACTCGTCGTTCGCCACCCCGGGTTCCGGGTCGACTACCACGGCGCGTCCTATCTCGATCACCGTGCGATCGCCCGCGAAGTCGGGGCGGACGTCGAGACGATCGACTCGTACCGGCTCGCGACGGA
The nucleotide sequence above comes from Halosolutus halophilus. Encoded proteins:
- a CDS encoding tubulin/FtsZ family protein, whose protein sequence is MKLAMIGFGQAGGKIVDRFLDYDDRTNSGIVRAAIAVNSAKADLIGLENIPQENRVLIGQARVKGHGVGADNELGAEVAEEDIDEVQNAIDQIPTHEVDAFLIVSGMGGGTGSGGAPVLAKHLKRIYTIPVYGLGVLPGTDEGGIYTLNAARSFQTFVREVDNLLVFDNDSWRQTGESVEGGYEQINEEIVRRFGILFGAGEVGDGQEVAESVVDSSEIINTLSGGGVSTVGFASEEVELNSGGGLLSRFTGDASASDDDLDAANTTNRITSLVRKAALGRLTLPCEIEGTERALLVLSGPSEYLNRKGIERGRKWLEEETGSMEVRGGDFPRSEPEVAAAILLSGVTNVPRIKRLQQVAIEAQDNIDDIQSESEENLEELVEDDEDELEPLF
- the cofC gene encoding 2-phospho-L-lactate guanylyltransferase, which codes for MQVVVPFAAETPKTRLEPVLDPDERSTFARAMLADVVTTVVDAGHEPIVLSTSALELGVDAATIAVDDRPLTPAVNARLATADGPVAIVMADLALATPAALERLFSRDGDVVIAPGRGGGTNALVVRHPGFRVDYHGASYLDHRAIAREVGADVETIDSYRLATDVDEPADLVEVLVHGTGRARDCLREFGFELETSAGRVDVTRVSAARD